Proteins encoded within one genomic window of Anastrepha ludens isolate Willacy chromosome 4, idAnaLude1.1, whole genome shotgun sequence:
- the LOC128860590 gene encoding uncharacterized protein LOC128860590 — translation MRVMTKEKSDIDALELPEYCFHNKFVLVEELALERNFLRLHQGRCTVIGRLQQHHSGYLILENINLSHLPRKYALPEGTVNLRIFKFAVWDVELKIGHYCEVVGEVVLWNPNNSRDNWLRLTPRGALESSQNFDKINNKEIFEQLHKKYFLAINCFKIDYIECPAELIERHLKIRHLALNNAKR, via the exons ATGAGAGTtatgacaaaagaaaaaagtgataTTGATGCGTTAGAGCTGCCTGAATACTGCTTTCACAACAAATTCGTTCTAGTAGAAGAACTCGCTCTGGAACGAAACTTTTTAAGACTGCATCAGGGGCGCTGCACTGTAATTGGTAGGTTACAACAACATCACAGCGGATATCTCATATTGGAAAACATTAATCTATCACATTTGCCTAG GAAATACGCCTTGCCTGAAGGTACAGTAAATTtgcgtatttttaaatttgctgttTGGGATGTCGAATTGAAAATTGGCCATTATTGCGAAGTGGTTGGTGAAGTTGTCCTTTGGAATCCAAATAATTCGCGAGACAATTGGTTGCGATTGACACCCCGGGGAGCACTGGAATCTTCACAGAATTTCgataaaatcaataacaaagagATATTTGAACAATTACACAAGAAGTATTTTCTAGCaataaattgtttcaaaatagATTACATAGAATGTCCAGCGGAATTGATTGAAAGGCATTTAAAGATACGACATTTGGCGTTAAATAATGCAAAGAGATAA